DNA sequence from the Salminus brasiliensis chromosome 3, fSalBra1.hap2, whole genome shotgun sequence genome:
CCAAATTCTGGAGGTAGTCTCTAATAAACCCCGCTCTGTGGGGACGAGTGCTGTCATCTCTGGGTGATAGAGTTCAGGCCTGACGGTGAAGGACAGTCATGAGACAGGATGAGATGCGTGCCGTCTGTTCTGGATTGTCTGGGCAGAGAGCCGTCGGCCATATCGTCCTGCAAACCTTGACTGCAAATCTGTAGAAGACAGTCCACTTCTTGGGGTGCTGTCTTCTTGGGACACCCACTTCGGGGGCTGTCTCTGACATCCCCCGTTATATGGAAGTTGGCCTTCAGTTTGGAGATGGCACGAGGGCTCACTCCAAGTAATGCCACAACTTGGTTTTGTGGAACACCAGCTTGAAGTTACTCAGTCGCACAGGCCCTATCCAGATCGGTCAAACGTGGCATGCCGATTCTTGAAGCAGACACCTACTGACCACTGTAGCAGGGCCCATGTTCACAGGTGCTGCCAATCAGGCACTGTAAAAGAAGTGTCAGTGGCAACAGCaaaataagctgtttggcaATGGCAAAGAAGATTTGGCAATTTTTTCATGTGCTCAAcccacatactcagctcttctgctcatcccacaaatgcatgttcccTACAAATGTGACGCCATTGAAAAGGGAAATGAACAGACTTTCCAACAGTATAAGATTTATTGCCaagaagcactgttacaacaaagaaataatctaccaaCTTCCTTACTTTCggtgcttatatatatatttttttttataaaaatataagttCATATTTTTCCCTTAATTACTACTGTGCCAAATCTATAAGACTTTACTTGTAGTAAATAActcattttatttgtattaatattgcaatactgcaacttttaattttttactttcacgttggtaaaattgtaataaatattttcattatcTAACATCCCTTGACCTCTTGTAATAAACAGGTTAGCATTTTTTACACTCATTCTGTCCTATTCCTGTTCAATTAATTATGCAGTTGGAGAAAGAACAACAGATTATTTAAAATTGAACATAAAGATCACACCTAACAAGATCACACCTATCCATGTACTAGCCCTTTTGTTTTGTACACCTTTCAATTCAATGCAAATCAATGGTAAATGAAATTAATAGAGCAGTGTGCGTTTTGTGCTCTTTTCAGACGGTCCCTTAATTACTGACACCCTGTTGCCCGAGATAGATTTAATACGAAACTTAAGTGTCTCTGGCTTTCCTGCGTCCTCTGTGTTGTCGTATGTAGAAAAAGGAGACAGAGACTGTCTAATTAACCAAACTTAAAGAAGAGAATCCagcaaatatttaaaacaaactACTGTTTGAAGATTTCAGACATCAGGAGCTCTTATTTGACTGATGACTGTGAGCGGATTAACAGAGCGATCATTAAACCCCTGCTGGTATTACAGCCCttttacactacatacacttcTTGTAGGAGCGAGGGAAACTAAGGCGTCACTAATCTAATGTCACTAATCAGGGGTACTAAATCAATGTGCTAAAACCCATCCATTAAGTCCATTAAGATGATTAATGTTTAggaaaaaaatctaatcaaataaatgaaattaaatattctCAATGCGCAACCAGTCCAGTAGGGGGAGCTCTAGGTCAAAGTAACAGAACAGTACTGAGGGAACAAAAAGTGCCAGAAAAGACACAAACATTaacaacgtgtgtgtgtgtgtgtgtgtgtgtagtgtgtaattagagtgcagtgtgtgagagtgtaacaTTTTGTCCCCTGTAGGTCAGCCTGATCTTGTCTGGGCCTTTCCCTCACTCCAGAGTAAtgatatggatggatggatggatggatgcatggatggatggatgggtgtgtAGACAGCAGGTGTGTGGGAGAAAGGGATATAGATAGAGAGGTGAGATTTCTGAGTGTGGGTCTTTCTCCAGTGGTGTGACATGTGTGTGAAATGCCTGTACTGTCTTTTAAATATTGCTCAGTTCAGGTCTGTGTCATTATAAGCTCCCATAAAATGTTCTCTCCTACAGAAACAGTCTGCAATtgtattaaacatttataaCTAATCTAATCCTGGCTGAAAAGACAACATACTGCTGGttctggtttatgctggtcttgtgctggtgtggtgctggttgaccagtataccagtgttaaACAACATAATGCTGGttctggtttatgctggtcttgtgctggtgttgtgctggttgaccagtataccagcgtTCAAAACAACATACTGCTGGttctggtttatgctggtcttgtgctggttgaccagtctaccagtgttcaaaacaacATAATGCTGGTTCTGATGTAGACTGGTCTTGTGCTAGTGTgtcactggttgaccagtataccagtgttaaACAACATACTGCTGGttctggtttatgctggtcttgtgctggtgttgtgctggttgaccagtataccagcgtTCAAAACAACATACTGCTGGttctggtttatgctggtcttgTGCTGGtgttatgctggttgaccagtataccagtgttaaACAACATACTGCTGGttctggtttatgctggtcttgTGCTGGtgttatgctggttgaccagtctaccagtgttcaaaacaacATAATGCTGGTTCTGATGTAGACTGGTCTTGTGCTGGTGTgtcactggttgaccagtataccagtgttaaACAACATAATGCTGGttctggtttgtgctggttgaccagtataccagtgttaaACAACATAATGCTGGTTCTGGTTTTTGCTGGTCTTGTGCTGATGTGGTGCTgcttgaccagtataccagcgtTCAAAACACCATAATGCTGGTTCTGgttggtgctggttgaccagtataacAGTGTTAAACAACATACTGCTGGTTCTGGTTTAGACTGCTGGttctggtttgtgctggttgaccagtataccagtgttaaACAACATACTGCTGGttctggtttatgctggtcttgtgctggtgttgtgctggttgaccagtataccagcgtTTAAAACAACATACTGCTGGttctggtttatgctggtcttgtgctggttgaccagtctaccagtgttcaaaacaacATAATGCTGGTTCTGATGTAGACTGGTCTTGTGCTAGTGTgtcactggttgaccagtataccagtgttaaACAACATACTGCTGGttctggtttatgctggtcttgtgctggtgttgtgctggttgaccagtataccagcgtTCAAAACAACATACTGCTGGttctggtttatgctggtcttgtgctggtgtggtgctggttgaccagtataccagtgttaaACAACATAATGCTGGTTCTGGTGTAGACTGGTCttgtgctggtgtggtgctggttgaccagtataccagtgttaaACAACATAATGCTGGttctggtttatgctggtcttgtgctggtgttgtgctggttgaccagtataccagcgtTCAAAACAACATACTGCTGGttctggtttatgctggtcttgtgctggttgaccagtctaccagtgttcaaaacaacATAATGCTGGTTCTGATGTAGACTGGTCTTGTGCTAGTGTgtcactggttgaccagtataccagtgttaaACAACATACTGCTGGttctggtttatgctggtcttgtgctggtgttgtgctggttgaccagtataccagcgtTCAAAACAACATACTGCTGGttctggtttatgctggtcttgTGCTGGtgttatgctggttgaccagtataccagtgttaaACAACATACTGCTGGttctggtttatgctggtcttgTGCTGGtgttatgctggttgaccagtctaccagtgttcaaaacaacATAATGCTGGTTCTGATGTAGACTGGTCTTGTGCTGGTGTgtcactggttgaccagtataccagtgttaaACAACATAATGCTGGttctggtttgtgctggttgaccagtataccagtgttaaACAACATAATGCTGGttctggtttgtgctggttgaccagtataccagtgttaaACAACATAATGCTGGttctggtttatgctggtcttgTGCTGATGTGGTGCTgcttgaccagtataccagcgtTCAAAACACCATAATGCTGGTTCTGgttggtgctggttgaccagtataacAGTGTTAAACAACATACTGCTGGTTCTGGTTTAGACTGCTGGttctggtttgtgctggttgaccagtataccagtgttaaACAACATACTGCTGGttctggtttatgctggtcttgtgctggtgttgtgctggttgaccagtataccagcgtTTAAAACAACATACTGCTGGttctggtttatgctggtcttgtgctggttgaccagtctaccagtgttcaaaacaacATAATGCTGGTTCTGATGTAGACTGGTCTTGTGCTAGTGTgtcactggttgaccagtataccagtgttaaACAACATACTGCTGGttctggtttatgctggtcttgtgctggtgttgtgctggttgaccagtataccagcgtTCAAAACAACATTCTGCTGGTTCTGGTttgtgctggtgtggtgctggttgaccagcatacccgtgttcaaaacacagcaaaacactgtTTTTCATTGATGGTGGTCAGCAGGGATATAGCAGGGATTTAGCAGGGATATGAGTTCATAACAGGGAGTCTAATGAGTGGTATGGTTTCCTTGACTGGTTTTCGTGAAGAGTGGAATGTACTTTTACTATTTTTGAAATATTTGTACTTGTATTACTGAAGCTTGACCTTGAACCTTGACCACTTACTGAGTTACATTTTCTATGGAATAAACAAACTTCTCTTCTGTCTCTTGACAAGTGCCCTCATTAacgaaggtgcttcaaatggtgaGGGATTTGAgggattccatagaagaaccatgtctgtagAACAGATGTGTATAAGTgtagtgaagaaccctttaaaggcctgcttggtgtatttgaatgttctccacactcacactTCTCTAGACACTcaacatggttcttttatggcatctcTTAAACCAtttgaaccatttgaagcatcttCATTTTCAAGGGTGCAGTCAGATTTCCAGTGCAtttgaatttattattttaataaaacatttgtccaaaattaaatcagtgtaaaatgaaACTGCCCACAACTTATGCTAATTTTTCTTTGTGCAAGAAACAGAACAGCCACATTAGTCACCACAACACACGCTGCCAAAAATGACAATTCATCTGATAAAATGTTCACTTTGTACTTATAGAAACTTGCTTTTCTGattttcacacaaaaaaaatagtatatatatatattgcttaaTACTTCCATGTTTAATGGGTATGGTTTTGACACAGGACCCATACTTTCTACTTTTCATCTAGTGCCTTTGATATGCATGTCAATGGAGGAAACAGCTGATTTAATTTGGTTCCTGATGTTTCATTGAGCTGCtgccaaaataaaaaaggtttaaCAGGGCTCCAGTTATAAAATGGGCTCTTCTTCTTAGGGAATGGACCATTTCACTCCAAATGGAACTAATTGTGGAAAACCACTGAGACCTGAAAAGAGTGATGGAGGCCGTAATGCAGGTCACGGTGGTGTAGTTGCAGATTGGGAATGGAAAATGAGACTATTGGAAAAAGAAACTGAGCCCTTTTTGAAGGTGACAGAGCTGTACTAATATAGTGCTCAGTATCTGCCCCAAAATCATTCtccatgaacaaaaaaaaaggataataGCTCTTACTgaatcaggcctgaggcataTCAGTAATTAGGAACTGTCTGTTGAATCACATTTCCAAGCtttataaatgctgtttttttcttttaatgctTGTACTGAATTTcctcctctaagcaactgtctaaagatctgaaaacaaATGGAATCAAACTGTGAGATATACGAGATatgattgatatatatatatatatatatatatatatatatatatatatatacacacacgtttTATTTGGACAAAGCTTTAGCTTGACACATTGTATCCACACTTGCCTGTTCTAAAATCTTTTGATGTTAACTTATTAACATGTCAACGTCTATTAAGTGTTACCAATGCTTTGCCTTCTCTTGtgaagttaccattttggagatacatgtgtTTTCAGATGGCATCATTAGCTTTCATATGTACTTGCCGGAGTGATGTGGTAGGAAACGCTTGTACTTTGCTGTACCACTGTTTTAATTCAACAGTGACAACATTCAAAACAGTGTTCTGGTCTGTTAATGTAGTCTAACAGGAACAGTGCATCTCAGTGGTGTGTATAGCTGGGCTCACTGTGGCCATGTGTCAATGACGCATACATCAGCctgtcattctctctcattAATGGTCAGTGTCATCACCTCCAAATGATGTCACATGGAGAAAAAAACTCAAAGCTTGAAAGTGAAATGTTCAACACACCATAAGCTTCTACCTACACTACTGCTCATGGGCCATTTAATCAGCATGTTTGTTTGCACAGTTTGGTAGAACAGAATAGACTCTAGTTGTGCAATAGAGTAGAATATAATAGAGTATGATAGAATAGAATCGACAGACATTAGAACACAGTATATTCGTATTTGGCCTCCCTCCATTAGAAGTGAAATATGGAAAAAAAGGTGTGTTTAGGGCTCTTTTTGTCCAAACCTACATTTTATGTCCACAAGAGGGCGCACACAGCTTTGTTATCATGTAGGCCAGTGTTTTTCATTTCCAATCCAGAGGACCCACTGCACTTAGGTACTCACGGCTCCTTATACACCTAATGCAGCTCATGATGAATAAGTAGCTGATAAGGTGTGATCACATGTGTTgatacaaaaaaacacctgcgaTATAAGTGATTggtccatttaaaaaaaaaaaacaacaacaacaaaaaacatggACTTCACCATGTCTTCCCTTGAGATGCTCTGCTAGACCTTCACTTGCtacttgtttgtgggtctttcttGATTTTGCTGATCAAAATGGGTTGCGGTCAGGTGACCATTCCACTTATTTGCCTTAAGAAGTTCCTGGGCTGCTTTTGCGGTATGTGTTGGGTCATTTTCCATCTGTATTGTGAATGAGCCATCCGATCAGTTTTGCAGTTTTTgcctgaatctgagcagaaggTAGCTCCACATATTtcataataatactaatatttcATCCTGCTACCTGTATCAGCAGTCATATCATCAATAAAGGCCAGTGGcccagttccattggcagccatTCATGCCCATGTCATAACCTCAGTGCCTCtgtcatgtttgacagataatgtGTTATGTTTCGGATCACGAGCCTTTCCCACCCCGATCCATACTCAAGTTAATCTTGGTTTTATCTATCTAAAGAATCTGGCTGTAGAACTGAGCCGGCTTTCTTAGATGGTTTCTAGCAGTCTGATCTGGCCTTTCTGTGTCATGAGTGTAACCAGTGTTTTGCATCTTGACGTAAAACctctgtatttacattcatgaagGCAACTCTTGATTACCTTGTATCAACTTTGACAATGATACGTCTGCCTCCTCCAGAGTGTTTTTGACTTGATTAGATGTTATGAAGAGGCTTTTTCTTCACAAAGGAAggaattctgcagtcatttacttCAGTTGTCTTTCATGATCTCACCAGTGTGTTTCTGCTTTTAGAAATGTACCAAATTGCTGTTTTGGCCGGTCCAGATGTTGTGCTATATCTCTGatgtttgttttgattttttagCCTAAAGAAGGCCTCCTTCACTCAAATTGATGCAATTTTGGATCACATATTGAGACGTTTTCATGAACAGGTAAAgttgcacgtatttgtcactgtacagtgtgcactgcacagcgaaatgtgtcctccgcatttaacccatctgtggtagtgaacacacactcacacacacactagtgaactaggggcagtgagtacacacacacacccagagcggtgggccgccaactccagcgcccggggagcagagagggttaagggccttgctcaagggcccaaaagtggcagcttgccaagcccaggaaatcgaacccacaaccctgttatcgataacctggcgctctaaccgctgagccaccactgcccagctGTCAAATTCAATGCTTGGCCTGATCGGTTTGCCATGAAACATTGAGGGAACAGGACATGCCTGACCATCAAACGACTTATCTTTTGATGATTTATAGAAAAATGGGAGTAATTATTATACAATTAATGACTGTGATCATTTTAAACTTGAGCACCTGTCCTGTGGTAGTGAGGATGGGGCTGTTGTGGAGAAAATGTACTTTGGCTTGAGATGCCACCATCAGTCTTCATGACTTTCCTTCAGTATCTTGCCTCAAACAGATCATTATCAGGGAAAATGGGCAGTCTGGCCAGCTGTACATTAAACTTAATAAGAATCAGAGGTGAGATCTggatgtgtaaaaaaacaagaatGCTGTCCACCTTTATCTGGAGTGTGTGAGCTGTTATGGGGGCCCTGCACCTACAGTTCTATGCAAAGGTTTTGGCAGCCCTGTTGTAATGGCATGCTTTCTTGCTTTTCCAAGTAAAGATTAGGTAAATCCAAGTAAAGTAAAGGTTAAAGGTTAACAAAGCCTCTACAAGACACAGAAATATGGCGGGTTCCAATACATGTCCTATGTATTTGTTACATTTAACATATAGggggcaaataaaaaaaataaaaaaaataaaaaaggagggCAAACAAAATTTAAATATGGTAAATCTAGCaaataagataataataaaaaatattaaattgtgcactaaaatgtgcactagtgtgttctctgtggaggatgtgcttatttacacttagaacatcaataaaacatgtaattaatGTGACCACGGTGTCCGTAGCCTTTGAATACaattttatatagtttataaaTGGTTTAAATTAAGTGTTGTTCCTCTGAAACCCTAAACCATTAGCTGCGattcagattcaggtttttctgttCATTCTGGCCTttctgaaatctctgctgagcGTAGTCCTTAAGCCAGAGTTGCTCCCTCAACCCTCCAAGCCTCTTCTAACCTGCCTACTCACCCCcccctcctacacacacacacacacacgtgatgTGTGCTGAATAACAGTGGTGTAGTGCCCTTGTACAAGTGGATAACTGtttcaaaaatgttaaaaaagtaaGGTTATGAAGTAGGTTTTTCAGTAGCACCTTTCAAGAGCACTTCCCTAAAatgtcaacaacaacaaaagtgtGGGCTACGGTGTTTGTCTCTGGGAAAAGCTTTCACTAAGTGGCGCTTACTACAGTCACTCATCGAGTGAAAGTTATTTATAAAGATCCTGACTCTTTTGGTAATGGACATGGTGCTATTACACTGCCGCTGTGGAAAAGGCTTCATCTCGCTTTGTTTTGTTGGACTCTTACAATAACACGAGCAACAATGTAGACACAGTGGGACTGAATAGGAGACAGGAACAAAAACATTTAACGTTAAGGGAAGTCGTTTCACAGCACCACAAAAAGCAGAAGTTGGGTTACTAGTGTTTCTTACTGAATATTTTTAAATCAAGTATTTTTTTATCTGTGCGCTGAATTATAATTTGTAGCTTAAATCTTGTATTTTTGAAGCCATTAAACTCTACACACTGGgtaattcacatttacatttatggcatttagccaACACTCTTATCCAGCGTGACTTCCAGAgctactcatattacagaggtgggtcagtgtagtgttaggagtcttgcccaaggactcttattggtgtagtgcagcatagtcacccagaccgggaatcgaaccccagtctcccacatggtgtggtagctcagtggcaggtagtggttttatctgttgcaccacaccaaccaccacatgTACATTGACCACTTGTGACGGGCACAGAaggaatttggcttctgcatttatcccatccgtgcagtgaacacacacatacacaccagtgaaactcacacagtggacagtgagcatacatgcccggagtggtgggcagccattgctgcggcacccggggagcagcgaggttgaagggccttgctcaaaagcccaacagtggcagcttgccgatcccgggtatcgaacccacaaccctggcaTCAATAGTCCAGTGCTctataatagttactgaataattcatatttgtCACTAAATAATATtgtatttacaaaataatatgtAGAAGTtactagtagttactgaataatttatggtAGCTACTGAttcatttacagcagttacaTAAACCAATGGTGAAATGTGTCTCCGGTTATTCTGTCTGAAATCTGAtcgctgtgtgggacagaaatATGCCCAGTTATTCCCAGTTTTTCCGTCTCAGACCTCcttctgaagtggtttgagtgattggagtcttgggtgtgtttacacttgcatatGTATGTGACTTGGACTTGTCCAGATATCTGAAGAATCTGAAGACACAGgaagtgaccagatgtaaagAGACTCTCAGTCAGCCCGAGTTGTTTCTGAGTAATTCATGGttgatactaaatcatttatagtagttactgaataattgatagtattgaataattaatagtaatagATAATAATTCTTCATATTTACTAGTAGTTTATTGTCTTTTTAGATATTGTATGGATTATTTTGGATACATGTTTGAGCATGGCTATGGTTTGATGTTAAAGTCAGCGTTACATCATATTTAAGACAGAAACGTACATTTTACAATGTGTGATTTTTATTCACTGTGTTAATTATgggttttaaataatataaaattaatatatttcacatacataggcaaaaaataatttaaaaaaatatttattattaatgacagCGGTTATTGTCTTTATTTTGTTCTTATTTCCAcggtatttaataattaataattttctaataaataataaattaattttctAACTCGGACCTTTCCCTGTTGTTTGGCTTTACTGCGCCTGCGTGACTCTGAGTCCGTATCCAAGCAACCGAGGCTGGCAGGTCCAAATTAGCTCTACTTTCAGACAAATTCATGCCTTAAAGCCGCTAAAATGGACGTGTTCTCTCAAGCACGGTCCAAACCTCTCTCTGcgttgtccgtttttagttttataCCGCCAAGAAGAAACGAGCCCAAAGAGAGGAGATATTTCAACTGCATTCCGAAGGTAACGTTAGGCTAACGCTAGCTGCGCACctcacagcccagctctctttAGGCTCTGTAAGACAGATAGCGCTAATTAGGGTTTTCGTTATAGCTGCTAGCTGCGACAGTCCCTAAGGAACTCTTTCTTGCTTCAGTAGTGCTAAAATATTGATATTCCACTGTGTTCTGTCGTTTATTAACCCAAAAAGTGCAGAGCAAAATGGTTTATGGAGCTCTCTCAGCTCTGGGACCATTTAACTAGCTACAGAAAAGCAGATTTATTGGAGAAATGACTGAAGACTTTTCATACTTTTCAAAGGTTAGGTCTGTTGTTAAGTAGTAATAGCATCAGTAGTGCCTCACATGGCTGAATAAATactttagtgtttttatttattttttttttatcaaactgAAGAGAGTGCCTATAAGTGTGCCCATGCCCAGGTGTACATCTGTCATTCTGACTACATGTGCTTACCTGTACCTTTTTTTCCTCTGTAAGGCTGCAGAAGTGTATTTGTATGACTGCATACATCGACGAGCTGAAGGTTATAATAACAAGTTACACAGAGATGACCGAGAACACGCCAAGAGTCGTGGCCTGGACATTTTCAGTGAGgtatagctagtgctagctatcTAACATTCCCCTAAAAGCTATTGAGGGTGACttaaacacaatgtaaagggccCTTATCCCACAATGCTGTTTTTTCCTGAAGTGTGTGTAAAATTCAGTTGACTTCAGCATCTCCCAAattctctttattctctctattatttttttttttacagtgcctGTTTAATGGACTCTCCTCTATTGTTTCTGTAGTGGGCTAAATCTGCAGatatacactaatcagccataacattaatactgaGTGAAGTGGAAAACATTGACTGCCTTAATCTACAGTGGggtctgtcaaggggtgggatggtgggatatatcaggcagcagtgaacagacaggaaacatttttcagca
Encoded proteins:
- the cfap90 gene encoding cilia- and flagella-associated protein 90 — protein: MDVFSQARSKPLSALSVFSFIPPRRNEPKERRYFNCIPKAAEVYLYDCIHRRAEGYNNKLHRDDREHAKSRGLDIFSEESSRPIAVLSSSEYGRRLPPLIYKPGRQFVRVAHIQSEFYRKNGITKTLEEGYGPVVPV